The following are from one region of the Acomys russatus chromosome 32, mAcoRus1.1, whole genome shotgun sequence genome:
- the Pth1r gene encoding parathyroid hormone/parathyroid hormone-related peptide receptor isoform X2: protein MKSSRGCGLKAGLGRLSGGPRHSWQGGGRGGELGVDADDVFTKEEQIFLLHRAQAQCDKLLKEVLHTAANIMESDKGWTPASTSGKPRKEKAPGKFYPESKENKEVPAGSRHRGRPCLPEWDNIVCWPLGAPGEVVAVPCPDYIYDFNHKGHAYRRCDRNGSWEVVPGHNRTWANYSECLKFMTNETREREVFDRLGMIYTVGYSMSLASLTVAVLILAYFRRLHCTRNYIHMHMFLSFMLRAASIFVKDAVLYSGFTLDEAERLTEEELHIIAQVPPPPAAAAVGYAGCRVAVTFFLYFLATNYYWILVEGLYLHSLIFMAFFSEKKYLWGFTIFGWGLPAVFVAVWVGVRATLANTGCWDLSSGHKKWIIQVPILASVVLNFILFINIIRVLATKLRETNAGRCDTRQQYRKLLRSTLVLVPLFGVHYTVFMALPYTEVSGTLWQIQMHYEMLFNSFQGFFVAIIYCFCNGEVQAEIRKSWSRWTLALDFKRKARSGSSSYSYGPMVSHTSMTNVGPRAGLGLPLSPRLLPATTTNGHSQLPSHAKPGAPAVENETVPVTMAAPKDDGFLNGSCSGLDEETSGSARPPPLLQEEWETVM, encoded by the exons GTGGATGCGGACGATGTCTTTACCAAAGAGGAACAGATTTTCCTGCTGCACCGTGCCCAGGCCCAGTGTGACAAGCTGCTCAAGGAAGTTCTGCACacagcag CCAACATAATGGAATCAGACAAGGGTTGGACCCCAGCGTCTACATCAGGGAAGCCCAGGAAAGAGAAGGCACCAGGAAAGTTCTACCCCGAGTctaaagagaacaaggaggtgcCTGCTGGCAGCAGGCACAGAG GACGTCCCTGCCTGCCAGAATGGGACAACATCGTTTGCTGGCCACTAGGGGCTCCTGGTGAAGTGGTGGCAGTCCCCTGTCCCGACTACATTTATGACTTCAATCACAAAG GCCATGCTTACAGACGCTGTGACCGCAATGGCAGCTGGGAGGTGGTTCCCGGGCACAACCGGACGTGGGCCAACTACAGCGAGTGCCTCAAGTTCATGACGAATGAGACTCGGGAACGG GAGGTATTTGACCGCCTAGGCATGATCTACACCGTGGGATACTCCATGTCCCTAGCCTCCCTCACCGTGGCCGTGCTCATCCTTGCTTATTTTAG GCGGCTGCACTGCACGCGCaactacatacacatgcacatgttccTGTCGTTTATGCTGCGCGCCGCGAGCATCTTCGTGAAGGACGCGGTGCTATACTCTGGCTTCACGCTGGATGAGGCCGAGCGCCTCACAGAGGAAGAATTGCATATCATCGCGCAGGTGCCTCCTCCGCCCGCCGCTGCCGCCGTTGGCTAC GCTGGATGCCGTGTGGCCgtgactttctttctttacttcctggCCACCAACTACTACTGGATTCTGGTGGAGGGGCTGTACTTACACAGCCTCATCTTCATggcctttttctcagagaagaagtACCTGTGGGGCTTCACCATCTTTGGCTGGG GTCTGCCAGCTGTCTTCGTGGCTGTGTGGGTTGGTGTCAGAGCAACGCTGGCCAACACTGG gtgctgggacctgagctcCGGGCACAAGAAGTGGATCATCCAGGTGCCCATCCTGGCGTCTGTTGTG CTCAACTTCATCCTCTTCATCAATATCATCCGGGTGCTTGCCACTAAGCTTCGGGAGACCAACGCGGGCCGGTGTGACACGAGGCAGCAGTACCG GAAGCTGCTCAGGTCCACGCTGGTGCTCGTGCCACTCTTTGGTGTCCACTACACTGTCTTCATGGCCTTGCCGTACACTGAGGTCTCAGGGACACTATGGCAGATCCAGATGCACTATGAGATGCTCTTCAACTCCTTCCAG GGATTTTTTGTCGCCATCATATACTGTTTCTGCAATGGTGAG GTACAAGCAGAGATCAGGAAGTCTTGGAGCCGCTGGACACTGGCGTTGGACTTCAAGCGCAAAGCACGAAGCGGGAGCAGCAGCTACAGCTATGGCCCCATGGTGTCTCACACGAGCATGACCAATGTAGGCCCCCGTGCAGGACTCGGCCTTCCACTCAGCCCCCGCCTGctgcctgccaccaccaccaatggCCACTCCCAGCTGCCCAGTCATGCCAAGCCAGGGGCTCCAGCCGTTGAGAATGAAACTGTACCAGTTACCATGGCGGCTCCCAAGGACGATGGATTCCTTAACGGCTCCTGCTCAggcctggatgaggagacctccGGGTCTGCACGGCCACCTCCATTGTTGCAGGAAGAGTGGGAGACAGTCATGTGA
- the Pth1r gene encoding parathyroid hormone/parathyroid hormone-related peptide receptor isoform X1, whose translation MESRFLGACGEPLELMCFHKPSGGPLSQLDISPLLQMRKLRPRYPESPSEQDTQLVDADDVFTKEEQIFLLHRAQAQCDKLLKEVLHTAANIMESDKGWTPASTSGKPRKEKAPGKFYPESKENKEVPAGSRHRGRPCLPEWDNIVCWPLGAPGEVVAVPCPDYIYDFNHKGHAYRRCDRNGSWEVVPGHNRTWANYSECLKFMTNETREREVFDRLGMIYTVGYSMSLASLTVAVLILAYFRRLHCTRNYIHMHMFLSFMLRAASIFVKDAVLYSGFTLDEAERLTEEELHIIAQVPPPPAAAAVGYAGCRVAVTFFLYFLATNYYWILVEGLYLHSLIFMAFFSEKKYLWGFTIFGWGLPAVFVAVWVGVRATLANTGCWDLSSGHKKWIIQVPILASVVLNFILFINIIRVLATKLRETNAGRCDTRQQYRKLLRSTLVLVPLFGVHYTVFMALPYTEVSGTLWQIQMHYEMLFNSFQGFFVAIIYCFCNGEVQAEIRKSWSRWTLALDFKRKARSGSSSYSYGPMVSHTSMTNVGPRAGLGLPLSPRLLPATTTNGHSQLPSHAKPGAPAVENETVPVTMAAPKDDGFLNGSCSGLDEETSGSARPPPLLQEEWETVM comes from the exons GTGGATGCGGACGATGTCTTTACCAAAGAGGAACAGATTTTCCTGCTGCACCGTGCCCAGGCCCAGTGTGACAAGCTGCTCAAGGAAGTTCTGCACacagcag CCAACATAATGGAATCAGACAAGGGTTGGACCCCAGCGTCTACATCAGGGAAGCCCAGGAAAGAGAAGGCACCAGGAAAGTTCTACCCCGAGTctaaagagaacaaggaggtgcCTGCTGGCAGCAGGCACAGAG GACGTCCCTGCCTGCCAGAATGGGACAACATCGTTTGCTGGCCACTAGGGGCTCCTGGTGAAGTGGTGGCAGTCCCCTGTCCCGACTACATTTATGACTTCAATCACAAAG GCCATGCTTACAGACGCTGTGACCGCAATGGCAGCTGGGAGGTGGTTCCCGGGCACAACCGGACGTGGGCCAACTACAGCGAGTGCCTCAAGTTCATGACGAATGAGACTCGGGAACGG GAGGTATTTGACCGCCTAGGCATGATCTACACCGTGGGATACTCCATGTCCCTAGCCTCCCTCACCGTGGCCGTGCTCATCCTTGCTTATTTTAG GCGGCTGCACTGCACGCGCaactacatacacatgcacatgttccTGTCGTTTATGCTGCGCGCCGCGAGCATCTTCGTGAAGGACGCGGTGCTATACTCTGGCTTCACGCTGGATGAGGCCGAGCGCCTCACAGAGGAAGAATTGCATATCATCGCGCAGGTGCCTCCTCCGCCCGCCGCTGCCGCCGTTGGCTAC GCTGGATGCCGTGTGGCCgtgactttctttctttacttcctggCCACCAACTACTACTGGATTCTGGTGGAGGGGCTGTACTTACACAGCCTCATCTTCATggcctttttctcagagaagaagtACCTGTGGGGCTTCACCATCTTTGGCTGGG GTCTGCCAGCTGTCTTCGTGGCTGTGTGGGTTGGTGTCAGAGCAACGCTGGCCAACACTGG gtgctgggacctgagctcCGGGCACAAGAAGTGGATCATCCAGGTGCCCATCCTGGCGTCTGTTGTG CTCAACTTCATCCTCTTCATCAATATCATCCGGGTGCTTGCCACTAAGCTTCGGGAGACCAACGCGGGCCGGTGTGACACGAGGCAGCAGTACCG GAAGCTGCTCAGGTCCACGCTGGTGCTCGTGCCACTCTTTGGTGTCCACTACACTGTCTTCATGGCCTTGCCGTACACTGAGGTCTCAGGGACACTATGGCAGATCCAGATGCACTATGAGATGCTCTTCAACTCCTTCCAG GGATTTTTTGTCGCCATCATATACTGTTTCTGCAATGGTGAG GTACAAGCAGAGATCAGGAAGTCTTGGAGCCGCTGGACACTGGCGTTGGACTTCAAGCGCAAAGCACGAAGCGGGAGCAGCAGCTACAGCTATGGCCCCATGGTGTCTCACACGAGCATGACCAATGTAGGCCCCCGTGCAGGACTCGGCCTTCCACTCAGCCCCCGCCTGctgcctgccaccaccaccaatggCCACTCCCAGCTGCCCAGTCATGCCAAGCCAGGGGCTCCAGCCGTTGAGAATGAAACTGTACCAGTTACCATGGCGGCTCCCAAGGACGATGGATTCCTTAACGGCTCCTGCTCAggcctggatgaggagacctccGGGTCTGCACGGCCACCTCCATTGTTGCAGGAAGAGTGGGAGACAGTCATGTGA
- the Pth1r gene encoding parathyroid hormone/parathyroid hormone-related peptide receptor isoform X4: protein MRKLRPRYPESPSEQDTQLVDADDVFTKEEQIFLLHRAQAQCDKLLKEVLHTAANIMESDKGWTPASTSGKPRKEKAPGKFYPESKENKEVPAGSRHRGRPCLPEWDNIVCWPLGAPGEVVAVPCPDYIYDFNHKGHAYRRCDRNGSWEVVPGHNRTWANYSECLKFMTNETREREVFDRLGMIYTVGYSMSLASLTVAVLILAYFRRLHCTRNYIHMHMFLSFMLRAASIFVKDAVLYSGFTLDEAERLTEEELHIIAQVPPPPAAAAVGYAGCRVAVTFFLYFLATNYYWILVEGLYLHSLIFMAFFSEKKYLWGFTIFGWGLPAVFVAVWVGVRATLANTGCWDLSSGHKKWIIQVPILASVVLNFILFINIIRVLATKLRETNAGRCDTRQQYRKLLRSTLVLVPLFGVHYTVFMALPYTEVSGTLWQIQMHYEMLFNSFQGFFVAIIYCFCNGEVQAEIRKSWSRWTLALDFKRKARSGSSSYSYGPMVSHTSMTNVGPRAGLGLPLSPRLLPATTTNGHSQLPSHAKPGAPAVENETVPVTMAAPKDDGFLNGSCSGLDEETSGSARPPPLLQEEWETVM, encoded by the exons GTGGATGCGGACGATGTCTTTACCAAAGAGGAACAGATTTTCCTGCTGCACCGTGCCCAGGCCCAGTGTGACAAGCTGCTCAAGGAAGTTCTGCACacagcag CCAACATAATGGAATCAGACAAGGGTTGGACCCCAGCGTCTACATCAGGGAAGCCCAGGAAAGAGAAGGCACCAGGAAAGTTCTACCCCGAGTctaaagagaacaaggaggtgcCTGCTGGCAGCAGGCACAGAG GACGTCCCTGCCTGCCAGAATGGGACAACATCGTTTGCTGGCCACTAGGGGCTCCTGGTGAAGTGGTGGCAGTCCCCTGTCCCGACTACATTTATGACTTCAATCACAAAG GCCATGCTTACAGACGCTGTGACCGCAATGGCAGCTGGGAGGTGGTTCCCGGGCACAACCGGACGTGGGCCAACTACAGCGAGTGCCTCAAGTTCATGACGAATGAGACTCGGGAACGG GAGGTATTTGACCGCCTAGGCATGATCTACACCGTGGGATACTCCATGTCCCTAGCCTCCCTCACCGTGGCCGTGCTCATCCTTGCTTATTTTAG GCGGCTGCACTGCACGCGCaactacatacacatgcacatgttccTGTCGTTTATGCTGCGCGCCGCGAGCATCTTCGTGAAGGACGCGGTGCTATACTCTGGCTTCACGCTGGATGAGGCCGAGCGCCTCACAGAGGAAGAATTGCATATCATCGCGCAGGTGCCTCCTCCGCCCGCCGCTGCCGCCGTTGGCTAC GCTGGATGCCGTGTGGCCgtgactttctttctttacttcctggCCACCAACTACTACTGGATTCTGGTGGAGGGGCTGTACTTACACAGCCTCATCTTCATggcctttttctcagagaagaagtACCTGTGGGGCTTCACCATCTTTGGCTGGG GTCTGCCAGCTGTCTTCGTGGCTGTGTGGGTTGGTGTCAGAGCAACGCTGGCCAACACTGG gtgctgggacctgagctcCGGGCACAAGAAGTGGATCATCCAGGTGCCCATCCTGGCGTCTGTTGTG CTCAACTTCATCCTCTTCATCAATATCATCCGGGTGCTTGCCACTAAGCTTCGGGAGACCAACGCGGGCCGGTGTGACACGAGGCAGCAGTACCG GAAGCTGCTCAGGTCCACGCTGGTGCTCGTGCCACTCTTTGGTGTCCACTACACTGTCTTCATGGCCTTGCCGTACACTGAGGTCTCAGGGACACTATGGCAGATCCAGATGCACTATGAGATGCTCTTCAACTCCTTCCAG GGATTTTTTGTCGCCATCATATACTGTTTCTGCAATGGTGAG GTACAAGCAGAGATCAGGAAGTCTTGGAGCCGCTGGACACTGGCGTTGGACTTCAAGCGCAAAGCACGAAGCGGGAGCAGCAGCTACAGCTATGGCCCCATGGTGTCTCACACGAGCATGACCAATGTAGGCCCCCGTGCAGGACTCGGCCTTCCACTCAGCCCCCGCCTGctgcctgccaccaccaccaatggCCACTCCCAGCTGCCCAGTCATGCCAAGCCAGGGGCTCCAGCCGTTGAGAATGAAACTGTACCAGTTACCATGGCGGCTCCCAAGGACGATGGATTCCTTAACGGCTCCTGCTCAggcctggatgaggagacctccGGGTCTGCACGGCCACCTCCATTGTTGCAGGAAGAGTGGGAGACAGTCATGTGA
- the Pth1r gene encoding parathyroid hormone/parathyroid hormone-related peptide receptor isoform X3 codes for MGAARIAPGLALLLCCPMLSSAYALVDADDVFTKEEQIFLLHRAQAQCDKLLKEVLHTAANIMESDKGWTPASTSGKPRKEKAPGKFYPESKENKEVPAGSRHRGRPCLPEWDNIVCWPLGAPGEVVAVPCPDYIYDFNHKGHAYRRCDRNGSWEVVPGHNRTWANYSECLKFMTNETREREVFDRLGMIYTVGYSMSLASLTVAVLILAYFRRLHCTRNYIHMHMFLSFMLRAASIFVKDAVLYSGFTLDEAERLTEEELHIIAQVPPPPAAAAVGYAGCRVAVTFFLYFLATNYYWILVEGLYLHSLIFMAFFSEKKYLWGFTIFGWGLPAVFVAVWVGVRATLANTGCWDLSSGHKKWIIQVPILASVVLNFILFINIIRVLATKLRETNAGRCDTRQQYRKLLRSTLVLVPLFGVHYTVFMALPYTEVSGTLWQIQMHYEMLFNSFQGFFVAIIYCFCNGEVQAEIRKSWSRWTLALDFKRKARSGSSSYSYGPMVSHTSMTNVGPRAGLGLPLSPRLLPATTTNGHSQLPSHAKPGAPAVENETVPVTMAAPKDDGFLNGSCSGLDEETSGSARPPPLLQEEWETVM; via the exons GTGGATGCGGACGATGTCTTTACCAAAGAGGAACAGATTTTCCTGCTGCACCGTGCCCAGGCCCAGTGTGACAAGCTGCTCAAGGAAGTTCTGCACacagcag CCAACATAATGGAATCAGACAAGGGTTGGACCCCAGCGTCTACATCAGGGAAGCCCAGGAAAGAGAAGGCACCAGGAAAGTTCTACCCCGAGTctaaagagaacaaggaggtgcCTGCTGGCAGCAGGCACAGAG GACGTCCCTGCCTGCCAGAATGGGACAACATCGTTTGCTGGCCACTAGGGGCTCCTGGTGAAGTGGTGGCAGTCCCCTGTCCCGACTACATTTATGACTTCAATCACAAAG GCCATGCTTACAGACGCTGTGACCGCAATGGCAGCTGGGAGGTGGTTCCCGGGCACAACCGGACGTGGGCCAACTACAGCGAGTGCCTCAAGTTCATGACGAATGAGACTCGGGAACGG GAGGTATTTGACCGCCTAGGCATGATCTACACCGTGGGATACTCCATGTCCCTAGCCTCCCTCACCGTGGCCGTGCTCATCCTTGCTTATTTTAG GCGGCTGCACTGCACGCGCaactacatacacatgcacatgttccTGTCGTTTATGCTGCGCGCCGCGAGCATCTTCGTGAAGGACGCGGTGCTATACTCTGGCTTCACGCTGGATGAGGCCGAGCGCCTCACAGAGGAAGAATTGCATATCATCGCGCAGGTGCCTCCTCCGCCCGCCGCTGCCGCCGTTGGCTAC GCTGGATGCCGTGTGGCCgtgactttctttctttacttcctggCCACCAACTACTACTGGATTCTGGTGGAGGGGCTGTACTTACACAGCCTCATCTTCATggcctttttctcagagaagaagtACCTGTGGGGCTTCACCATCTTTGGCTGGG GTCTGCCAGCTGTCTTCGTGGCTGTGTGGGTTGGTGTCAGAGCAACGCTGGCCAACACTGG gtgctgggacctgagctcCGGGCACAAGAAGTGGATCATCCAGGTGCCCATCCTGGCGTCTGTTGTG CTCAACTTCATCCTCTTCATCAATATCATCCGGGTGCTTGCCACTAAGCTTCGGGAGACCAACGCGGGCCGGTGTGACACGAGGCAGCAGTACCG GAAGCTGCTCAGGTCCACGCTGGTGCTCGTGCCACTCTTTGGTGTCCACTACACTGTCTTCATGGCCTTGCCGTACACTGAGGTCTCAGGGACACTATGGCAGATCCAGATGCACTATGAGATGCTCTTCAACTCCTTCCAG GGATTTTTTGTCGCCATCATATACTGTTTCTGCAATGGTGAG GTACAAGCAGAGATCAGGAAGTCTTGGAGCCGCTGGACACTGGCGTTGGACTTCAAGCGCAAAGCACGAAGCGGGAGCAGCAGCTACAGCTATGGCCCCATGGTGTCTCACACGAGCATGACCAATGTAGGCCCCCGTGCAGGACTCGGCCTTCCACTCAGCCCCCGCCTGctgcctgccaccaccaccaatggCCACTCCCAGCTGCCCAGTCATGCCAAGCCAGGGGCTCCAGCCGTTGAGAATGAAACTGTACCAGTTACCATGGCGGCTCCCAAGGACGATGGATTCCTTAACGGCTCCTGCTCAggcctggatgaggagacctccGGGTCTGCACGGCCACCTCCATTGTTGCAGGAAGAGTGGGAGACAGTCATGTGA